One window of Xanthomonas sp. 10-10 genomic DNA carries:
- a CDS encoding Ice nucleation protein: protein MNREKVLALRTCTNNMSDHCGLIWPQAGIVECRHWQPSIKQENGLTGLLWGQGTDAHLNMHADAHWVVCIVDTADIIWLGEEGMIKFPRAEVVYAGSRAGALQCIAAGIAQHAPPQPELPAETMIAAEFIPKAAQAQFIAPAVEQGGHSGAPVPPLVAAGGAQMPPHPDDTLRTREIATYGSTLTGADQSQLIAGYGSTETAGNRSELIAGYGSTGVAGSDSTIVAGYGSSQTAGGGSTLTAGYGSTQTARSGSDLTAGYGSTETAGADSSLIAGYGSTQTSGGDSSLTAGYGSTQTAQGGSDLTAGYGSTGTAGTDSSLIAGYGSTQTSGGESSLTAGYGSTQTAQDGSDLTAGYGSTGTAGADSSLIAGYGSTQTSGNASSLTAGYGSTQTARTGSDLTAGYGSTSTAGADSTLIAGYGSTQTSGGDSSLTAGYGSTQTARKGSDLTAGYGSTATAGAESSLIAGYGSTQTSGNASSLTAGYGSTQTARSGSDLTTGYGSTSTAGADSTLIAGYGSTQTSGGDSSLTAGYGSTQTARSGSDLTTGYGSTSTAGGESTLIAGYGSTQTSGNASSLTAGYGSTQTARSGSDLTTGYGSTSTAGADSTLIAGYGSTQTSGGDSSLTAGYGSTQTARKGSDLTTGYGSTSTAGADSTLIAGYGSTQTSGGESSLTAGYGSTQTARKGSDLTTGYGSTSTAGADSTLIAGYGSTQTSGGDSSLTAGYGSTQTARKGSDLTTGYGSTSTAGAESTLIAGYGSTQTAGFKSILTTGYGSTQTAQEGSLLTAGYGSSSTAGSDSSLIAGYGSTQTAGFKSILTAGYGSTQTAQERSTLTTGYGSTSTAGHDSSLIAGYGSTQTAGYKSILTTGYGSTQTAQEGSSLIAGYGSSSMAGPDSSLIAGYGSTQTAGYDSFLTAGYGSTQTAQSSSWLITGYGSTSTASFQSSLIAGYGSTQTAGYESTLTAGYGSTQTAQEISWLTTGYGSTQTAGHGSILTAGYGSNSTAGYESTLIAGYGSTQTAGYESTLTAGYGSTLTALENSSLTAGYGSTEIAGFSSTLIAGYGSSQTAGGDSTLTAGYGSTLTAQDNSSLTAGYGSTETAGQDSSLIAGYGSTLTSGVRSYLTAGYGSNQIASYGSSLIAGHESTQIAGHRSMLIAGKLSSQTAGSRSTLIAGMGSIQTAGDRSKLIAGADSTQTAGDRSKLLAGRNSFLTAGDRSKLTAGDDCTLMAGDRSKLTAGKNSILTAGANSRLIGSLGSTLTGGEDSVLIFRCWDGKRYTNIIAKTGEEGVEADTAYQVDDDRNVVEKFDDPFDTIVLDHGSDPAFAADHAAITQLPN, encoded by the coding sequence ATGAATCGTGAAAAAGTCCTGGCATTACGCACCTGCACGAACAACATGTCCGATCATTGCGGACTGATCTGGCCACAGGCAGGCATCGTCGAATGCCGGCATTGGCAACCCAGCATCAAACAGGAAAACGGCTTGACCGGCCTGTTGTGGGGACAGGGCACCGATGCGCATCTGAACATGCATGCCGACGCGCATTGGGTCGTCTGCATTGTGGATACCGCCGACATCATCTGGCTGGGCGAAGAGGGAATGATCAAGTTCCCCAGGGCCGAGGTGGTCTACGCCGGCAGCCGTGCCGGCGCCTTGCAGTGCATCGCCGCCGGCATCGCGCAGCATGCCCCGCCCCAGCCCGAGCTGCCTGCAGAGACGATGATTGCCGCGGAATTCATTCCCAAGGCAGCGCAGGCGCAGTTCATTGCGCCGGCAGTGGAGCAGGGCGGCCATTCCGGCGCACCCGTGCCGCCGTTGGTCGCCGCCGGCGGTGCGCAGATGCCGCCGCATCCAGACGACACGCTGCGCACGCGAGAGATCGCCACCTATGGCAGCACGCTCACCGGTGCCGATCAAAGTCAGCTGATTGCAGGCTATGGAAGCACCGAGACGGCGGGTAACCGCAGCGAGTTGATCGCCGGCTATGGCAGCACCGGGGTGGCCGGATCGGACAGCACCATCGTGGCCGGTTATGGCAGCTCGCAGACCGCCGGCGGCGGAAGCACGCTGACGGCCGGTTACGGCAGCACGCAGACCGCGCGCAGCGGCAGCGATCTGACCGCCGGCTATGGCAGTACCGAAACCGCCGGGGCTGACAGCTCGCTGATCGCCGGGTATGGCAGCACCCAGACGTCCGGCGGCGACAGTTCGCTGACCGCCGGTTACGGCAGTACCCAGACGGCGCAAGGCGGTAGCGACCTCACCGCCGGTTACGGCAGCACCGGCACGGCGGGCACGGACAGCTCGCTGATCGCCGGCTATGGCAGCACGCAAACGTCCGGTGGCGAAAGCTCGCTCACTGCCGGCTATGGCAGCACGCAAACCGCGCAGGACGGCAGTGACCTGACCGCCGGTTATGGCAGCACGGGAACCGCCGGCGCCGACAGCTCGTTGATCGCCGGCTATGGCAGCACGCAGACATCGGGCAATGCCAGCTCGCTCACCGCCGGTTATGGCAGCACGCAAACCGCGCGCACCGGTAGCGATTTGACCGCCGGCTACGGCAGTACCTCCACCGCCGGTGCCGACAGCACCTTGATCGCCGGCTATGGCAGCACGCAGACCTCCGGAGGCGACAGTTCGCTCACGGCCGGCTATGGCAGCACCCAAACCGCGCGCAAGGGCAGCGATCTGACCGCTGGTTATGGCAGCACCGCAACCGCAGGCGCGGAGAGTTCATTGATCGCCGGCTACGGCAGTACGCAGACGTCGGGCAACGCCAGTTCGCTCACTGCCGGCTATGGCAGCACGCAGACTGCACGCAGCGGCAGCGATCTGACCACCGGCTACGGCAGTACCTCCACCGCCGGTGCCGACAGCACCCTGATCGCCGGTTACGGCAGTACGCAGACCTCCGGTGGCGACAGCTCGCTGACCGCCGGTTATGGCAGCACGCAGACCGCACGCAGCGGCAGCGACCTGACCACCGGCTACGGCAGCACCTCGACCGCCGGTGGCGAGAGCACGCTGATCGCCGGCTACGGCAGCACGCAGACCTCGGGCAACGCCAGTTCGTTGACGGCCGGCTACGGCAGCACCCAGACCGCGCGCAGCGGCAGCGATCTGACCACCGGCTACGGCAGTACCTCCACCGCCGGTGCCGACAGCACCTTGATCGCTGGCTATGGCAGCACGCAGACCTCCGGTGGCGACAGCTCGCTGACCGCCGGGTACGGCAGTACGCAGACCGCACGCAAAGGCAGCGATCTCACCACCGGCTATGGCAGCACCTCTACGGCCGGCGCCGACAGCACGCTGATCGCCGGCTATGGCAGCACGCAGACGTCCGGTGGAGAGAGTTCGCTCACGGCCGGTTATGGCAGCACGCAGACCGCGCGCAAGGGCAGCGATCTGACCACCGGCTACGGCAGCACCTCGACGGCGGGTGCCGATAGCACGTTGATCGCCGGTTACGGCAGCACCCAGACCTCCGGCGGCGACAGTTCGCTGACGGCGGGCTATGGCAGCACGCAGACGGCGCGCAAGGGCAGCGATCTCACTACCGGCTATGGCAGCACGTCGACGGCGGGTGCCGAGAGCACGCTGATCGCCGGCTACGGCAGCACGCAGACGGCCGGCTTCAAGAGCATCCTCACCACCGGCTACGGCAGTACCCAGACCGCGCAAGAGGGCAGCCTGCTCACGGCCGGCTACGGCAGTTCCTCAACGGCCGGCTCGGACAGTTCGTTGATCGCCGGCTATGGCAGTACGCAGACGGCCGGCTTCAAGAGCATCCTGACCGCCGGCTACGGCAGCACACAGACCGCACAGGAACGCAGCACGCTCACCACCGGCTACGGCAGCACCTCCACCGCCGGGCACGACAGCTCGCTGATCGCCGGTTACGGCAGTACGCAGACGGCTGGCTACAAGAGCATTCTCACCACCGGCTATGGCAGCACCCAGACCGCGCAAGAGGGAAGCTCGCTGATCGCAGGCTACGGCAGTTCCTCCATGGCCGGCCCGGACAGCTCGCTGATCGCCGGTTATGGCAGTACGCAGACGGCCGGTTACGACAGCTTCCTGACGGCCGGTTACGGCAGTACCCAGACCGCGCAAAGCAGCAGCTGGCTGATCACCGGCTACGGCAGTACCTCCACCGCCAGCTTCCAGAGTTCGTTGATTGCCGGCTATGGCAGCACGCAGACCGCCGGCTACGAAAGCACCCTGACCGCCGGTTATGGCAGCACCCAGACGGCGCAGGAAATCAGTTGGCTCACCACCGGCTACGGCAGCACCCAAACCGCAGGACACGGCAGCATTCTGACCGCCGGCTACGGCAGCAATTCCACCGCCGGTTACGAAAGCACCCTGATCGCCGGCTATGGCAGTACCCAGACCGCCGGTTACGAAAGCACCCTGACCGCCGGCTACGGCAGTACGCTGACCGCACTGGAAAACAGCTCGCTCACCGCCGGCTACGGCAGCACCGAAATCGCCGGATTTTCCAGCACGCTGATCGCCGGCTACGGCAGCAGCCAGACTGCCGGTGGCGACAGTACGCTGACGGCAGGTTATGGCAGCACCCTGACCGCGCAGGACAACAGCTCGTTGACCGCCGGCTACGGCAGCACCGAGACCGCCGGGCAGGACAGCTCGCTGATCGCCGGGTATGGCAGCACCCTGACCAGCGGCGTGCGCAGCTATCTGACCGCCGGCTACGGCAGCAACCAGATCGCCAGCTATGGAAGCTCGTTGATCGCCGGACACGAAAGTACCCAGATCGCCGGCCATCGCAGCATGCTGATTGCCGGCAAGCTCAGTTCGCAGACGGCCGGTTCGCGCAGCACGTTGATCGCCGGCATGGGCAGCATCCAGACAGCGGGCGACCGCAGCAAGCTGATCGCCGGCGCCGACAGCACCCAGACCGCTGGCGATCGCAGCAAGTTGCTGGCAGGTCGCAACAGCTTCCTCACGGCCGGCGACCGTAGCAAACTCACCGCCGGCGACGACTGCACGCTGATGGCGGGCGACCGCAGCAAGTTGACCGCCGGCAAGAACAGCATCCTGACCGCGGGCGCCAACAGCCGGTTGATCGGCAGCCTGGGATCCACCCTCACCGGTGGCGAAGACTCGGTGCTGATCTTCCGCTGCTGGGACGGCAAGCGCTATACCAACATCATCGCCAAGACCGGCGAGGAGGGCGTCGAGGCCGACACCGCCTATCAGGTCGACGACGACAGGAACGTGGTGGAAAAATTCGACGACCCGTTCGACACCATCGTGCTGGACCATGGCAGCGACCCGGCCTTCGCAGCGGATCATGCAGCGATAACGCAATTGCCGAACTGA
- the fis gene encoding DNA-binding transcriptional regulator Fis, translated as MNAAPSRPDTSRGAPKSPLREHVAQSVRRYLRDLDGSDADDVYEIVLREMEIPLFVEVLNHCEGNQSRAAAMLGIHRATLRKKLKEYGLT; from the coding sequence TTGAACGCAGCCCCCTCTCGTCCTGACACCAGTCGTGGCGCCCCGAAGTCGCCGCTGCGCGAACACGTGGCGCAGTCCGTTCGCCGTTACCTGCGCGATCTGGACGGCAGCGACGCGGACGATGTCTACGAGATCGTGCTGCGCGAAATGGAGATCCCGTTGTTCGTCGAAGTGCTCAATCACTGCGAAGGCAACCAGAGCCGCGCTGCGGCGATGCTCGGCATTCACCGCGCCACCTTGCGCAAGAAATTGAAAGAGTACGGGCTGACGTAG
- a CDS encoding DUF3426 domain-containing protein gives MSETPPPRRPLVTFLRATPPPAPTLIQPPAVPATAPAEQVVPMPAAGLPAAPVSQPVPAPEVAAADVPVVRAPLTAPAQTPSPADADGSAHPDHAGLQETAARARVAPQLALEQDAAGAAPDDTMTSTAPHGAPDATDRQESEAVDAGNLDASSVALAADVQHDHAAGQARAHATPVHPLPAPAVAAPTFARRGLGRPRLRASGRQWALLFGLAGLLGLQIVIADRAHLAGDARWRPLVASACAVVRCTLPAWREPATLTLLNRDVRPLPGVSGVLEIQASFRNDARWAQAWPWLQLSLSDADGRVIGTRVLSPQEYLGKAPAEHDTLAPGQAVQVAFRVREPAASTAAFSFDFR, from the coding sequence ATGTCAGAGACTCCGCCACCGCGCCGCCCCCTGGTCACCTTTCTGCGCGCAACGCCGCCGCCTGCCCCGACGTTGATTCAACCGCCCGCGGTGCCGGCCACTGCGCCAGCGGAGCAGGTGGTGCCGATGCCCGCGGCCGGGCTGCCCGCTGCTCCCGTATCGCAACCGGTGCCTGCGCCCGAGGTCGCTGCAGCAGACGTGCCGGTCGTGCGTGCGCCGCTTACCGCGCCGGCACAGACCCCGTCGCCCGCTGATGCAGACGGCAGCGCCCATCCGGACCACGCCGGGCTGCAGGAAACCGCCGCGCGTGCACGCGTGGCGCCGCAGCTGGCGCTCGAGCAGGACGCGGCAGGCGCGGCGCCAGACGACACCATGACCAGCACCGCGCCCCATGGCGCGCCCGACGCCACAGACCGGCAGGAGAGCGAGGCTGTCGATGCGGGCAACCTCGACGCGTCCAGCGTCGCGCTCGCAGCCGACGTGCAGCACGACCACGCCGCCGGGCAGGCGCGCGCCCACGCAACGCCAGTGCATCCCTTGCCCGCGCCTGCCGTGGCAGCGCCCACCTTCGCGCGCCGAGGGCTCGGCCGCCCACGGCTGCGTGCCAGCGGGCGGCAGTGGGCGCTGTTGTTTGGCCTGGCCGGGTTGCTGGGCCTGCAGATCGTCATCGCCGACCGCGCGCATCTGGCCGGCGACGCGCGCTGGCGGCCGCTGGTGGCCAGCGCCTGCGCGGTGGTGCGCTGCACGCTGCCGGCGTGGCGCGAGCCGGCCACGCTGACCCTGCTCAATCGCGACGTGCGCCCGCTGCCCGGCGTGTCCGGCGTGCTGGAGATCCAGGCCAGCTTCCGCAACGATGCGCGCTGGGCGCAGGCCTGGCCCTGGTTGCAGCTGTCGCTGTCCGATGCCGATGGGCGGGTGATCGGCACCCGGGTGCTGTCGCCGCAGGAATATCTGGGCAAGGCGCCGGCCGAGCACGACACGCTGGCGCCGGGTCAGGCCGTGCAGGTGGCGTTTCGCGTCCGCGAACCGGCCGCCAGCACCGCCGCCTTCAGTTTCGACTTCCGCTAA